The following is a genomic window from Sulfuricella sp..
GCCGAGGCAGCTACGCGCATGGCGGCGGAGCTTGCCCTGCCGCCGGTGGCGCTGGCGACTGTCACGGGATACATCGGCAACGGCGTTTCCCGCCTGGTGAAGCGAGTGCTCACCAGCGAGATGGATGCGGAGCCTGATGCGGCCCTGTTCGCCAGGGCCTTGCCGATTTATGAAAAACACTATGCCGAGGTGGTCAGCCGCGAAAGCCGGCCTTTCCCGGGTGTGGTCGAGGGCCTGGAAGCAATGAAAGCGGCGGGATACCGCCTCGCCTGCATCACCAACAAGGCAGAAAAATTCACCGTGCCGTTGCTGAAAGACACCGGCCTGTTTGATTATTTCGAACTGATCCTTTCCGGCGATTCGCTGCCCAAACGCAAACCGGATCCGCTGCCACTGCAGCATGCCTGCAAACATTTCGGGATCGAGCCGTCCGAACTGCTGCTGATCGGCGACTCTCTCAACGATACCCAGGCTGCACGTGCGGCAGGCAGTCACGTATTCTGCGTGCCCTATGGCTACAACCGTGGCCGCAGCGTGGAAGAACTGGACCTTGATGCCGTGGTGCCCAGCCTGCTGGAAGCCACAAAACTGATGGTGAAAATCTGATTCATGAATAATCGGCGAGTTGAACTGAAAAGCGCGGGGCTTTCCTGGCGATGGCGTGCCTGGCAATAAGCAGCGCCAGCTATTCCCCTTTTCAGTAAAACTTACGGAATCCACATCATGACCGAACAGGAATTCAACCGTCTTGCCGCAGAAGGCTACAACCGCATCCCGCTCACGCTGGAAACGCTGGCCGACCTCGACACGCCACTTTCGCTTTACCTGAAGCTCGCCAACCAGCCCTATTCCTACCTGCTTGAGTCGGTGGTGGGCGGCGAGCGCTTCGGCCGCTATTCATTCATCGGCCTGCCCGCCAAAACCCGCATCGTGGTACGCGGAAAGCAGGTCACGGTTGAAAGCGGCCAGGCTGTTCTTGAAAGTACGGCAAGCTCTGACCCGCTGCAATTCATCGAGTCTTACATGGCCCGCCTCAAAGTGGCCGAGCGTCCAGGCCAGCCGCGCTTTTCCGGCGGACTGGCGGGCTACTTCGGCTACGACACCATTCGCTATGTCGAAAAAAAGCTCGCCGCCGTGGTCAAGCCTGACGTCATTGGCGCGCCGGACATCCTGCTGCTGCTGTCTGACGAGCTGGCGGTGATGGATAATCTTTCCGGCAAGATCTATCTCATCGTTTACGCCGATCCCGGCCAGCCCAATGCCTTTGCCCTGGCACAGCAGCGGCTTGCAGAGCTGCGCGGCATGCTGCGCAGGGCGGTGGAAATTCCGGAGGCAGCGGTTTCCGGTCCGCAACAGGCGACATCGGAATTTGGCGAGGAAGCTTTCAAGGCCGCCGTGGAAAAGGCCAAGCGTTATATTTTCGACGGCGACATCATGCAGGTGGTGCTGTCCCAGCGCATGAGCCAGCCCTATGCCGCCTCCCCGCTTTCCCTGTACCGGGCGCTGCGGACGCTGAACCCCTCCCCCTACATGTTCTACTACGACATGGGCGACCATCATGTGGTCGGCGCCTCGCCGGAGATTCTGGTTCAACTCGAATCCGATACCGTTACCGTCCGGCCGATCGCGGGCACCCGTCCGCGCGGCAAAACGCGCGAGGAGGACGAAGCCCTGGCGGCCGACCTGCTTAGTGATCCCAAGGAGCTGGCCGAGCACCTGATGCTGATGGACCTCGGACGCAACGATGTGGGCCGCGTTGCGGAAACGGGCACGGTGCAGGTGTCCGAGAAAATGGTGATCGAGCGTTATTCGCATGTGATGCACATCGTTTCCAACGTTGAAGGACGGCGCAAGCCGGGTGTCTCGGCACTGGATGTGCTGCGTGCAACCTTCCCGGCAGGCACGCTGTCCGGCGCCCCGAAAGTGCGCGCCATGGAAATCATCGACGAACTGGAACCGACCAAGCGTGGCATTTACGGTGGCGCGGTAGGCTATCTCGGCTATAACGGCGACATGGATCTGGCGATTGCGATTCGCACCGCCGTGATCAAGGATGGCACTTTATTCGTACAGGCCGGCGCGGGCGTGGTGGCCGATTCCGTCCCGCAGAGCGAATGGGAAGAAACCCGCAACAAGGCGCGCGCCGTGCTGCGCGCCGCCGAACTGGCGCTGGGCGGGCTGGGCACGGAAGAAAGATGATCAGCCTGAGCCAGGTCAGCAAACGCTACCCCGGCGGCTATGAGGCGCTGAAAAACATCAGCTTCTCCATCGAAAAAGGCGAGATGGTGTTTGTCACCGGCCATTCCGGCGCGGGAAAAAGCACGCTGCTCAACCTGATTGCCGCCATCGAGCCTCCCAGCAGCGGCAGCATCATCATCAACGGGCAGAATCTGAGCCAGCTTCGTCGCGCCGCAGTGCCGTTCCTGCGGCGCAACTTCGGCCTGATTTTTCAGGACCACAAGCTGCTTTATGACCGCAGCGTATTCGACAATGTCATGCTGCCGCTCGAGATTACGGGTTTTGATCGCAATGAGGCCGCCAAGCGCACACGCGCCGCGCTCGACAAGGTCGGGCTGCTGGAGCGCGAAAAAACCATGCCCATCGCCCTTTCCGGCGGTGAACAGCAGCGCCTGTGCATCGCCCGCGCCATTGTCCACCGCCCGTCCATCCTGCTGGCGGACGAGCCCACCGGCAACCTCGACAGCGCTTATGCCGGCGATATTCTGGAAATGTTCAAATCATTCAATCAGGTTGGCGTCACCGTGCTGATTGTCACCCACGACGAGCGCCTGATAGAACGTTTTGGCGAACGCACCCTGCACCTGCAACACGGAACCCTGGCAGCATGAACCGCCACTGGCGCACCCTGATGGGCACCTTGCGGCGGCTGGCCGGCACGCCGCTTGCCACCCTGGTGACGGTCAGCGTTATCGGTATCGCCCTCAGCCTGCCGGCCGGGCTCTATCTGCTGCTCTCCAACCTCGGCCAGGCTGGCGATACGCTGGAAACCCAGCCGCAAATCAGCCTGTTTCTCAAACTTGATGCCGGTAAAGAGGTGCAGCGCCAGATCGAACAGCAACTCAAGGGTAACGCTGCGATCAAGACATTCCGTTTTGTCGCTCGCGACCACGCGCTCAAGGAGCTCACTGCCAGCAACGGTCTGGGCGACCTCACCGCCGGTCTGCCAAACAACCCCCTGCCTGACGCTTATATCATTACCGCCCTGGAAAATGATGCGGCTCAACTGGACAAGCTGCGCAGCGAAATTTCGAAATGGCCGGGCGTGGAAAGCGCGGAACTCGACTCGGCCTGGGTCAAGCGCCTGAACGCCATGCTGGATCTGGGCCGGCAGCTAACCTTCATGCTTGCCGTGTTGCTGGCTTTCGGTCTGATTGCCGGCATGGGCAACATTATCCGCTTGCAGATCCTTACCCGGCAGGAAGAAATCGAGGTCAGCAAGCTGATCGGCGCCACCGACCGTTTCATCCGGCTGCCTTTTCTCTACCACGGCGCATTTCAGGGACTGCTGGGCGGCCTGGCCGCGTGGGCCATCATCGCCATCAGCACCCAGATATTGAATGTCAGCGTAATCAGGCTTGGCAGTCTCTATGGCTCGGCCTTCAGGCTGGAGGGGCTGGCCACGGGAGATGCGGTCGTGCTGCTGGGTTTTTCCGCCGTCCTGGGCTGGGCCGGCGCCTATATTGCAGTCAGCCACTTTCTGCGCCACTTTCACCTTACCCGCCACTAGCAGCCGCGTGAGCGGGGCGATGAAGCCTGGGTCAACAAATCCGCGGCAATTGATCCCCGCTTAGCCAGTCCACGATGCGCTTGCCGCCGAAAGAGGTTTCCATCTGCACAAAATTGTGGCTGTCCGCAACCACCTCGCCGATGATGGCGGCATCGCGGCCCAGGGGGTGGTTTTTCATGGTTGCCAGCAGTAATGGCGCATCCTGCGCACTGCAGATAGCCACCAGCTTGCCTTCGTTGGCCACATAAAGCGGGTCCAGGCCGAGATATTCGCAGGTTGCGCTGACCGCTTCGCGCACCGGCAGGGCGCTTTCCCGGATGAGCATGCCCACGCCGGATTGCCGTGCCAGTTCGTTGAGCGTGGTGGCGACCCCGCCACGGGTCGGGTCGCGCAGGCAATGAATCGTGGGCACGGCTGCCACCATGGCCGCCACCAGATCATGCAGGGAAGCCGTATCGGAGAGGATGGCCGAGCTGAAGGCAAGATTTTCGCGCTGCGACATGACCGCCACGCCATGGTCGCCCATGAAACCGCTCAGCAGAATCTGGTCGCCCGGCTGCGCCAGTTCGCCGCTGATGCGGATGCCCTCCGGCACGACGCCGATCCCGGTGGTGTTGATGAATACGCCATCCGCTTTACCTCGCTCGACCACCTTGGTGTCGCCGGTGACGATAGGCACGCCCGCCTCCCGGGCCGCCGCCGCCATGGAGTCGACGATGCGCTTCAAGTCGGCGAGGGGGAAGCCTTCTTCCAGGATGAAGCCGGCGGAGAGATAAAGCGGTTTTGCGCCCGACATGGCGACATCGTTGAGGGTGCCATGCACGGCCAGGGAGCCGATATCGCCGCCGGGGAAAAACAGCGGCGTCACCACGTGGCTGTCCGTGGCCATCACCATGCGGCCAGCCGGAACGCTGAAGCTGGCCTGGTCGTTGAGCTGGCGCAAAAATTCGTTATCGAAAGCAGCGAGAAAGAGCTCTTCCACCATTTGCGCCATGGCGCGGCCGCCGCTGCCGTGCGTCATGTCCACCCGGCCATGTTCGAGGTCCAGCGAACGAATGTAGCGTCTGCGAATTTTGGTCATTTGATTACCTTGATAGAGAGGGCCATTAAATATCGCGATTGACCTTCAGCCGGGCGTGAATTGAGGAATCGCGCGGACCATGAATTCGTCAAACAGCGGCACGGTAAAAGCCATGTCGCCGTGCGCCGGGCTGTAAATCATTCCCTTCCTGATGAGTTTGGAGCGCACCGGACCAATGCCCTTCACGGAGGTGCCCAGCGCCGCGGCAATGTCCCCCGTGCGCTGGCTGCCGGGGCCGAGGTGCGCCATTGCGCGGAGGAAGTTTTTTTCTCCGGGCGTCAGCCGGTCAAAACGCACCCGGAAGAAATTCCTGTCCAGCCGCCGAACCACCTCCGCGGTCGCATCCCTTACGATCTGCAAGGTGATGGGGCTCGCCGCTGCCATATTCCATGCCTGGTATCCCCACTCCTGCAGAAAATAGGGGTAGCCGTGCGTCAGGCGAAACACTTCCCTTAGCGCATCATCCTGAAACTCGATACCGGCCTCGTGAGCAGGGTCGCGCAGCGCCTTGGCCGCATCCTCTTCCGACAGGGCCCCGATGTCCGGGAAATTGAATAGCCGCTCGGCATATGACTTCGACTCCCCCGCCATGCCGGGGAGAACCGGCAAACCGGCAGCGAGCAGCACCAGGGGCAATTGTTTCTGCTGCATCCTGTGCATGGCCATGATCAGGGCGCCCAGCTCCTTCTGGCTCAGGTACTGGATTTCGTCCACCAGAATGGCAACGGCGGTGTGGCGCTCTTCCGCCGCCTCGGCGATGGCCACGAACAGGTTCGGCAGGTCGATTTCCAGATCGCCGCTATCGGCCGTGCCTTTGGCCGGCTCGATGTCCAGCCCCACCGCCACATCACCCACCGTCAACTTGATGCCGCCGATAAAACTGCGCAGCACCGCCAGCCCGCGTTTCACCTTGTTGCCCGCCCCGGCCGCCCGGTCCAGTTCGAAAAGCAGGCTGCGCAGCGCCGGATAGATGAGTTCGCCCAGCGGCTTTTCCTCATGCGCTTCCAGCAGGATCGTTTGATAACCGGCGGCCTTCGCCATGCGCTCGATTTCGTTCAGCAGCACGGTCTTGCCCACGCCGCGCAACCCTGTCAGCAGCAGACTCTTTTCCGGGCGCTTCTGCTTCACGCGCCCCAGAAGGATGCGCGCCTGTTCGAGCAGCGGGTCACGCCCAACCAGCTCGGGCGGCGGCGCGCCCGCACCGGGAGAAAACGGGTTGTTGATCGGGTCCATGGGTGCCTCTAGCAAGTTCTACGTGATTCTATCTAAAAACAGATAGACATGCATAGATATTGTTAGATATGCATAGGGCCATCTCCTGGCACCAAGCCTTAAGCGCCTTCATCGCCTTATCTAAGGTCCGCAATACGCTCAATTATAGCCATCCGATTTGTTGCTTTTACGCTGTCGCCATTGATTTGCAGTAATATGACACACGTGGATACTAAAACCAATAAAATCACTTAAGAATCAACTTATTAATAAGGAATTACACGCTTCATTATTATCAATAGTACTGATCGGGGGCGTATATTATTAAATTGGGCCGAACCAAATGCCAGTGACGACAATCCGGCGAATCATCAAAGCCGTTGCAATTATCTTTGCTGCGCTCCTGTTTTTCGTTGCTGTAATGCTAGGCGCCTTCATTTGGTGGTCTTCCGTCGGCGTGTTCTCGACTGAGAAGTTTGATCAGGCCAAGTGGCATGCGCCCATTTCAGATGCACAAGACATAACTTGCTACCGTGGAGGAATGGCAATTGACATACGCGACCGCCTTCTTGGCCGAGGGGAGACCAAACAGTTCGTCGAGGGTTTTCTAGGTAAACCAGATTTTACAGCGGAAGGTGAATATCGTTACATCCTCGGCATGTGCAGTGGCTTAGGTTGGGACTACGATGATTTGCACATTTACTTTAACAATCAGGGCAGAATCACCGGTGTCGAGATCATTCAGCACTAATTGCCGACTAACTACTACGCTGAAACCCCCCAGTAATTTTTGATTAAAATGACCGGCTGTTTCGATATTGCGGCCTGTCATTCTAGGTGAATCATCTGACCGGTTATGTCACTTCAGCGGCAACCAGGCGAGGCGATTCATCAATCCTGTTATTGCCCATCCCGATACCGTCCATAACTGTAATGGGCGGCGCAGGCCCCTTCCGATGAAACCATGCACGAGCCAACCGGGTTTTCCGGTGTGCAGACGCTGCCGAACAGTTTGCAGTCCAGCGGCTTTTTCACCCCGCGGATGATGGCGCTGCATTCGCAGGCCGGATTGTCGGCCACCGGGTGGTAAGTCAGCTTGAAACGTTTTTCGGCGTCGAAAGCTGCAAAGCGTGGCCGGATGGCGAGGCCGCTGTGCGGCACCACGCCCAGGCCGCGCCATTCAAACTCATCGCGCACTTCGAACACCTCGGCCACCAGCCGCTGTGCCTTGAGATTTCCCTCGCGCGACACGGCGCGGGTGAATTCGTTTTCCACCTCGGCGCGGCCCGTGTTCAACTGCCGCACCAGCATCAGGATCGCCTGCATCACGTCGAGCGGTTCGAATCCGGCAATCACCACCGGCAGGTGATATTGCGTGGCGAAGGGTTCATAGGGCCGGCTGCCGATTACGGTGGAAACGTGTGCGGGCCCGATCACGCCGTCCACCCTGGCTTCTCCGCTCCCCATGATGGCCGAGATCGCCGCCGGGGTGAGGACGTGGCTGGAAATCACGGAAAAGTTTTGCAGCCCCTGTGCTTCGGCTTGCAGAATGGCCACGGCCGTGGGCGGGGTGGTGGTCTCGAAACCGATGGCGAAAAACACCACCTCACGGGCTGGATGCTCCCGGGCGATTTTCAGCGCATCGGCACTGGAGTAGATCATGCGGATATCCGCGCCTCCCGCCTTGGCCTTGAGCAGGCTCACGCCGCCCGAGCCCGGCACGCGCAGCATGTCACCGTAGGTGCAGAGGATCACGCCGGGGGTGCGGGCCAACTGGATGGCGTAATCCAGCCGGCCAATGGGAAGCACGCACACCGGGCAGCCCGGCCCGTGAATCAGGTTCACGTTGGGCGGCAGCAGGTTTTGCACACCATAACGGTAGACCGCGTGGGTATGCCCGCCGCAGAACTCCATCAGGCCGTAACGGCGCTCCGGCTGTACCTCGCGCGTGATGTCCGCCGCCAGCTTGCGCGCCAGATCGCCGTCGCGGAATTCGTCGATGTATTTCATTCTGGTGAGGGGTGAGGAGTGAGGGGTGAGGAGTCCAGTACCGCGCTGATTTCGGCGAACAGGGCCAGGGTCTTGGCGGCCTCCTCCGGGTCGAGGCGGTTGAGGGCGTAGCCCACATGGACGATTACATAATCTCCGGCGGCCACGCCGTCCACCAGCGCCAGGGAGATGGTTTTGCGCACGCCGCCCACATCCACGACAGCCATGTCGTTTTCAAGAATTTCCGCCACCAGGGCGGGGATTGCCAGACACATTATTTGTTCCTCAAGTCCATGTCCTGATCCGTTGCGGCCAGAAAATCCCCCGGGGCCAGGATGCGCACCTGCATGAACGGGTCGAGCACCAGAAGATCCTTGTCCCCGCTGATGATATGGCTGGCCTGGCCGTTGATCGCCAGTTCCAGGAAACAGTCGTCCTTTGGATCACGGCAGGCCTGAATGCGGCTCAGGATGGGGACGATTTCGACGATTCCGGCCAGGTGGTGGATGAACTCCCGCCGGTCGGCCCGGCTCACGTAACGGTCGAATTTGGGGCGGGCCAGCACTTCTGCCAGTTCGTCCAGCGTCGCCTCGGAAACCAGTACCCGCCCCAGCGTCAGCGCCCGGTCCACCGCCAGTGCGGCTGTACTTCCGGGAAGCAGCAGGCGGCTGATCCAGGCATTGGTATCAACGACCAGGCGGAATTCAGTCATCGTTTGCGAGTAACTGGTTCAAGCCTTCTTCCGTTAACCCCCTGGCCTGTGCATCATTGCCCACGCGGTCGCAAAAGCGCTGGAATTCACGCACGTTAAGGCGCGTCAGGCGTTCGTAATCCTGCATGGACAGAACGACGGCAACATTGCGTTTTTGGCGCTGAATCACGACTGGCTCGCGCAGGGCCGCGTCCAGAACGCTGGCAAGCCCCTGTTTGGCTTCGGTGGCAGAGATGGTGCGCATGTCGTGGTTCCTTGCGGGAGATGGGATCGATAAAGTATAAAATAGACAAAATGGACAATCAATGCTTGTTCTGCATTGCTACCCACGCCTGCCCCAGGCTCAGGCCGCCATCGTTGGGCGGCACCTTGTGCGCTTCCAGAACGCGCAACCCTGCTTCTGACAGCGCGTCGCGCAAATTCCGGCTGAGGATGGCGTTGAGGAAGCAGCCGCCACCCAATGCCACGATGGTAATGCCGCTTCGCTGTGTGGCCTGCAACACCCATGCCGCCAGCCCGTTTGCCAAGGTAGCATGAAACAGCGCCGCACCGTAGGCCGCGCCGGGGTTGCCGGCCAGCGCGCCGAGCAGGGGGAGAAAATCCAGCTGGCTGTCTGCTGCGAGCGAATAGCCGTTGTGCATGGGCGCCACCGCACCATGCGTTTCCGCCAGCCCTTCCAGCAGCATGGCCGCCTGCCCCTCGAAGCTGGCCGTGTCCCTGATCCCCAGCAAACCTGCTGCCGCATCGAACAGGCGTCCGCAGCTCGACGTGGAGGGCGTATTGACGCCCTTGTCCAGCATCTGGCATAGCATAGCGGCGGCAGGCATGGCGAAGCGCCGGCTGATTTCTTCTCCCCGGCCCAATTGGTGGAGCGCGCTGGCCGCCATGCGCCAAGGCTCGCGCGCGGCGCGGTCGCCGCCCGGAAGTTGCAGCTGTGCCAGATGGCCGAGGCGCTCAAAACGTCCGCCTTCAAGCCGCAGCAACTCGCCCCCCCAGGCAGTGCCATCCGTGCCCAGGCCAACTCCATCCAGCGCCAGCCCCAATGCGGGTTCGTCGATGCCATGCTCGGCCAGAACGGCGGCGATGTGGGCATGGTGATGCTGCACCACGACAGCCGGTATGCCGCGTTCGGTGGCGAATTCCACCGCAAACCGGCTACTGTGAAAATCCGGATGCAGATCATGGGCGACGATTTCGGGCTGGATTTCCAGTACGTTCATCAGGTGCGCCACGGTTTCCTCCAGCGCCTCGCAGGTCGAGGCGTTGTCGAGGTCGCCCAGATGCTGGGAAACGAAGGCCTCGTTGCCGCGCGTCAGACATATCGTGTTCTTGAACCAGCCGCCACAGGCCAGCACCGAGGGGCCGGAGCGGGGCAGGAGGATGGCGCGCGGGGTGTAGCCGCGGGCGCGGCGGATGAATTGGAACGGGGAGTGAAGCGTGAAGGGTGAAGTGTGAAGTGTGACGGCGGTGGCGTTTCTTACCACGCTGTCGTCGCAGCGTGCCACGATATCGCGGTCATGCAGCACGAAGGCGTCAGCAATGCCCTCCAAACGCGCCAATGCTTCATCGTTATCGATTACCAAGGGTTCGCCACAGGGGTTGGCGCTGGTCATGACCAGCAGCAGCTCCTGCGGTTGTTCCAGCCAGGCTGTGCCGGATGGTTTTCCTGCCGCTTCGTGGAACAGCAGATAGTGGAGCGGCGTGTAGGGCAGCATCGCCCCCAGCCAGGCAATGCCTGGTGCGATATCCGGCAAAGCATCGTCGCAGCCCGGCTGCTTGCGCAGCAGCGCGATAGGCCGTTCGCTGGTTTGCAGCAACCCGGTTTCTGCTTCGCTCATTTGCACCAGTGATTTCAGGGAAAGGGGATTGGCCGCCATCACGGCGAAGGGTTTTTCTTCGCGCTGCTTGCGTTTGCGCAGTGTGGCTACAGACTCGGCATTGCGCGCGTCGCAGACGAGGTGGAAGCCGCCCAGCCCCTTGAGGGCAAGGATTTTCCCTGCCTTGAGCAAAGACACGCTTGCTGCGATGACGTCCTGTGTGCCGATGATCCGCCCAGCGGCGTCGCGCATGGAAAGCCGCGGGCCGCATACCGGACAGGCGTTGGGCTCCGCGTGGAAGCGGCGCGTTTCGGGGTCGCGGTATTCCTGGTTGCATGCCGGGCACAGCGGGAAACCGGCCATGCTGGTGTACGGGCGGTCGTAAGGCAGGTGGCGCGTGATGGTGTAGCGCGGGCCGCAGCCGGTGCAGTTGATGAAGGGGTAGCGGTAGCGGCGGCCGGCCGGGTCGAACAGTTCGGCCAGACAGGCAGGGCAGGTGGCGGTGTCGGGTGCAATGCCAGTACGGGCCGGGCCGGCCTGGCTCTCCTGTATGGAAAAACCCTGAAGGGGAGAAAATGCGGCGTTTTCTGTTGCTTCTACAGCCGTGACGCGGGCCAGGGGCGGAGCGTCCGATTTCAGGCGGCGGAGCAGGCCGCTGATGGCGGTTCTTTCACCCTGAACGGCGATTTCCACCCCATCACCATCATTGCGCACCCAGCCGGCCAAACCGAGTTCGCACGCGAGGCGATAGACAAAGGGGCGGAAGCCGACGCCCTGGACCTGGCCGCGCACGCGGATGCTTGTGGCGACCGGTTGTGCGGGATGGCCGCTATTCTGCACCAGCCCCGCGCTCAACCGGCTGGGCCGTTTTCTGCGGATCGGTTTTCTGCGGTTCTTTTTCTTTTTTTGCCGCTTCCTGCTCGGCCTTCTTGCGTTCGTTATAGCTCTGAATGAGGGTCCTGGATTCCGCCTGGGCTTTTTCTATGGCTTCCTGGGAGGGTTCGCCCACCGGCTTGGCAAGTTTTTTTACTGTCGTCAGGTTTGCCTTCTCGCAGGGTGTTTCCTGGTACACGGTTTTGCCGCCCGCATCCTGGCATCTGTAGACATCGGCCTGAGCCGGAACAACCACGGCTATCATGCCGATCAAGAGCAATGCTTTCATCTCTTCTTCCTCTCCTCTGAACGCTATCAATTCCTGGCATTATTACGCCCCGCGAGCTCGCAGCCAACCCAGCCACTCATCCATGCCCTCCCCGCTGGTGGCGGAGGTGAGGATCACGCGGATGCGGGGGTTGACCCGCCGCGCGTATTCGACGCATTTTTGCACATCGAAGGATAGATAGGGCAACAGATCGACCTTGTTGAGCAGCATCAGGCCGGCGGCGGCGAACATGTCGGGGTATTTGAGCGGCTTGTCCTCGCCTTCGGTGACGGACAGGATCACCACCTTGTGCGCTTCGCCCAGGTCGAAGCTGGCGGGGCATACCAGGTTGCCGACATTCTCGATGAACAGCAGGCTGTGGGCGGCCGGTTTCAGCTCTTGCAGCGCATGCTCCACCATGTGGGCGTCGAGGTGGCAGCCCTTGCCGGTGTTGATCTGGATGGCGGGCACGCCGGTGGCGCGGATGCGCTCGGCATCGAAGCTGGTCTGCTGGTCGCCTTCGATCACCGCTACCGGCACCTTGCCGTTTAAGCCCTCGATGGTGCGGGTCAGCAGGGTGGTCT
Proteins encoded in this region:
- a CDS encoding phosphoglycolate phosphatase translates to MTKPNFPIRLKAVVIDLDGTLLHTAPDLAEAATRMAAELALPPVALATVTGYIGNGVSRLVKRVLTSEMDAEPDAALFARALPIYEKHYAEVVSRESRPFPGVVEGLEAMKAAGYRLACITNKAEKFTVPLLKDTGLFDYFELILSGDSLPKRKPDPLPLQHACKHFGIEPSELLLIGDSLNDTQAARAAGSHVFCVPYGYNRGRSVEELDLDAVVPSLLEATKLMVKI
- the trpE gene encoding anthranilate synthase component I, which produces MTEQEFNRLAAEGYNRIPLTLETLADLDTPLSLYLKLANQPYSYLLESVVGGERFGRYSFIGLPAKTRIVVRGKQVTVESGQAVLESTASSDPLQFIESYMARLKVAERPGQPRFSGGLAGYFGYDTIRYVEKKLAAVVKPDVIGAPDILLLLSDELAVMDNLSGKIYLIVYADPGQPNAFALAQQRLAELRGMLRRAVEIPEAAVSGPQQATSEFGEEAFKAAVEKAKRYIFDGDIMQVVLSQRMSQPYAASPLSLYRALRTLNPSPYMFYYDMGDHHVVGASPEILVQLESDTVTVRPIAGTRPRGKTREEDEALAADLLSDPKELAEHLMLMDLGRNDVGRVAETGTVQVSEKMVIERYSHVMHIVSNVEGRRKPGVSALDVLRATFPAGTLSGAPKVRAMEIIDELEPTKRGIYGGAVGYLGYNGDMDLAIAIRTAVIKDGTLFVQAGAGVVADSVPQSEWEETRNKARAVLRAAELALGGLGTEER
- the ftsE gene encoding cell division ATP-binding protein FtsE; this translates as MISLSQVSKRYPGGYEALKNISFSIEKGEMVFVTGHSGAGKSTLLNLIAAIEPPSSGSIIINGQNLSQLRRAAVPFLRRNFGLIFQDHKLLYDRSVFDNVMLPLEITGFDRNEAAKRTRAALDKVGLLEREKTMPIALSGGEQQRLCIARAIVHRPSILLADEPTGNLDSAYAGDILEMFKSFNQVGVTVLIVTHDERLIERFGERTLHLQHGTLAA
- the ftsX gene encoding permease-like cell division protein FtsX — its product is MNRHWRTLMGTLRRLAGTPLATLVTVSVIGIALSLPAGLYLLLSNLGQAGDTLETQPQISLFLKLDAGKEVQRQIEQQLKGNAAIKTFRFVARDHALKELTASNGLGDLTAGLPNNPLPDAYIITALENDAAQLDKLRSEISKWPGVESAELDSAWVKRLNAMLDLGRQLTFMLAVLLAFGLIAGMGNIIRLQILTRQEEIEVSKLIGATDRFIRLPFLYHGAFQGLLGGLAAWAIIAISTQILNVSVIRLGSLYGSAFRLEGLATGDAVVLLGFSAVLGWAGAYIAVSHFLRHFHLTRH
- the hypE gene encoding hydrogenase expression/formation protein HypE is translated as MTKIRRRYIRSLDLEHGRVDMTHGSGGRAMAQMVEELFLAAFDNEFLRQLNDQASFSVPAGRMVMATDSHVVTPLFFPGGDIGSLAVHGTLNDVAMSGAKPLYLSAGFILEEGFPLADLKRIVDSMAAAAREAGVPIVTGDTKVVERGKADGVFINTTGIGVVPEGIRISGELAQPGDQILLSGFMGDHGVAVMSQRENLAFSSAILSDTASLHDLVAAMVAAVPTIHCLRDPTRGGVATTLNELARQSGVGMLIRESALPVREAVSATCEYLGLDPLYVANEGKLVAICSAQDAPLLLATMKNHPLGRDAAIIGEVVADSHNFVQMETSFGGKRIVDWLSGDQLPRIC
- a CDS encoding ATP-binding protein — translated: MDPINNPFSPGAGAPPPELVGRDPLLEQARILLGRVKQKRPEKSLLLTGLRGVGKTVLLNEIERMAKAAGYQTILLEAHEEKPLGELIYPALRSLLFELDRAAGAGNKVKRGLAVLRSFIGGIKLTVGDVAVGLDIEPAKGTADSGDLEIDLPNLFVAIAEAAEERHTAVAILVDEIQYLSQKELGALIMAMHRMQQKQLPLVLLAAGLPVLPGMAGESKSYAERLFNFPDIGALSEEDAAKALRDPAHEAGIEFQDDALREVFRLTHGYPYFLQEWGYQAWNMAAASPITLQIVRDATAEVVRRLDRNFFRVRFDRLTPGEKNFLRAMAHLGPGSQRTGDIAAALGTSVKGIGPVRSKLIRKGMIYSPAHGDMAFTVPLFDEFMVRAIPQFTPG
- the hypD gene encoding hydrogenase formation protein HypD, which encodes MKYIDEFRDGDLARKLAADITREVQPERRYGLMEFCGGHTHAVYRYGVQNLLPPNVNLIHGPGCPVCVLPIGRLDYAIQLARTPGVILCTYGDMLRVPGSGGVSLLKAKAGGADIRMIYSSADALKIAREHPAREVVFFAIGFETTTPPTAVAILQAEAQGLQNFSVISSHVLTPAAISAIMGSGEARVDGVIGPAHVSTVIGSRPYEPFATQYHLPVVIAGFEPLDVMQAILMLVRQLNTGRAEVENEFTRAVSREGNLKAQRLVAEVFEVRDEFEWRGLGVVPHSGLAIRPRFAAFDAEKRFKLTYHPVADNPACECSAIIRGVKKPLDCKLFGSVCTPENPVGSCMVSSEGACAAHYSYGRYRDGQ
- a CDS encoding HypC/HybG/HupF family hydrogenase formation chaperone, producing the protein MCLAIPALVAEILENDMAVVDVGGVRKTISLALVDGVAAGDYVIVHVGYALNRLDPEEAAKTLALFAEISAVLDSSPLTPHPSPE
- a CDS encoding putative toxin-antitoxin system toxin component, PIN family, which encodes MTEFRLVVDTNAWISRLLLPGSTAALAVDRALTLGRVLVSEATLDELAEVLARPKFDRYVSRADRREFIHHLAGIVEIVPILSRIQACRDPKDDCFLELAINGQASHIISGDKDLLVLDPFMQVRILAPGDFLAATDQDMDLRNK
- a CDS encoding type II toxin-antitoxin system Phd/YefM family antitoxin, which codes for MRTISATEAKQGLASVLDAALREPVVIQRQKRNVAVVLSMQDYERLTRLNVREFQRFCDRVGNDAQARGLTEEGLNQLLANDD